CGTCTCCGAGGGAGATCCCACTCGTTACCTGCAAAGGTAGATCTTGGGGGAGCCCAGATCTCTCAAAACGCGTCGACGGTCGGGGGGGCGCGCGaagggcgtcgccggcgcctctgtcttgATTGTTTGCAAATGAAGAGACGGCGTGAATGTTGGTCATGCCccacggcggccgcagcttccGGCGGTCTCGAAGGTACCTCTGCTGAAGATCGCCCTGGTATTTGCGGCTGCATGTTTCCGCCCACGTCCTATCGCTCGTGTCCGCGTTGGCCTCCGCTGATGCCTGACTCCCGTCGGGTCTATCAGCGATGCTGCGCCGCCCAAGGCACCCAGGACTGGATGCCGATTTCTCTTGACGCTGGGCACAGACGTTGCTCTGGGGTAACACGCGCAAACGCCATGAGCCGATCAAGTCGTCAGCCTCCCCAGGAGGGAGGAGTTCCCGAGTATCCAGCTCGAGCAGGTAATCGCTGGGGGTGATGAGTGGAGCGTGGTCTTGAACAAATGCAAGAGATGACGCATTTCCTAACTGTTGAGTGTGTGGACGCTTACAGCAGCGCGCACGGGGGTCGTCATCCGAGCGCTCTGCACCGGGAAgtccgccctcctcgctctcggcaCCGGGAAGTCCGCCCCCCTCGCTCTCGGCAGTACGCGATTCGGGCTGCGACACGCGACTCGGTGCGATCTGTCCGCGGCTGCTTGCGGCtgaaaggagagaggagcggcgaCAACTGCCGACGGAGGATGCACTCGAGCGTCCGCTCTCTCGGTCTCTGTTTGGCGGCTGCTCCCGACGAGTCGAATTCTGAAACGCTCCGTCGTCGTTCAGACAGTCTGAGACTGGAGCGTCCCCCACGACGGCCGGCGACCGGGCCCACAGCGTTGGGTCGTAGAAGGCTGATCCTTCGcaagaggcgagggcagcggcgtcgaACGCATCGCTGGCGGAGGGCAGCAACGGCGGGGGATAGAGAGGCGGCAATACGGCGCTGTTGTCAGAAACGGCTGCCGATGTTTTCTCACTGACTTCGATGGTCTCCGCCCTGTCGCCGTTGGAAGGCCGCGCACAGCGGAGCTGGATAGCTCGCTCGCGGCAAAACCAAGCGTAGACAGAGTCCAATTGCGCAAGGCGAAAATACGTGTCGCGGCACGAAAGAATCTCTCTCAGGCGGCTCTGGATCTCGTCAGCAAACGCACGCAAGCGCGCTGCGGCATCGGCCTCAGTAGGAATGCCTCCGCAGCTCTGGTAGGATTTGGGATTCCAGAACGCGGAAGGATGCTTCCGGCCTGACAACAGAGGTCCTCTAAGGGAAGGAGATGCAGACGAGCTGGCTCGTACGAACGATTCCAGTCCGTCCACTGCATTCCAGAAATCGACGTCTGAGTACGCTTCGCCACCTTTTGAGGCTCGCACCTTCAGCTCCCATCTTGCTTCCGTCTGAAAGCGTCTGGTCGGAGGAGTGCTGAAGCGGACTGATGTATATGGGGCAGCGGAACTGTCCAGTTGCTCTTTGTAGCGCGACAGCACCTCTTGCATCTCGAGGAACCTCGGATCGGTTGAGATATTCGATGCCTTCACGTACCGGACCGTTACGCCACTTTCAGTTGAACCAGCGTTTGCGTGAGCTCGCGACCCATAGTGAGCGTCTTCCCCCATTAAGGTCGCCGCAGCATTAGCTCCGCCCCCAGCTGCCGTTGCCTGGCAAATGGATATTGCCATCATGGATGCCGGAGCTGGAGCCGCTAATGCTCCCGTGGCCGCGTCTATATGGGAGTCTTGCCTGTTCAAGCGTCTAGAAAGACCCGAGCCCCAATCGGCTGTGGCGTCCTTCGGCTTTTCTCCATCTAGCGCATGCCTTGATGGAAATGCAGTTTGATTGTGGGAGCGGGCGTCTGTGGGCGAGGACGGACTGTAACAAGGCGCAAGTCTCGGAGATCGCCGCATCCCAAGCAGAATTCGAGGAGGCAGCCCCGACGGTTGAACCAGAGGTGAAAAGCATTTCAGCATCgtggcagacgcggcgatcTGGTCGTCTATGCAGCTTTCACTGAACGCTCCCTGACGTGCTAAGGGACCTTTGTGTCCAGGGTAGAACTTGAGGTCAG
This DNA window, taken from Besnoitia besnoiti strain Bb-Ger1 chromosome III, whole genome shotgun sequence, encodes the following:
- a CDS encoding hypothetical protein (encoded by transcript BESB_044370); translated protein: MPPIRANSAGARRKAKWGQGRKSKGKSLPPRPDLKFYPGHKGPLARQGAFSESCIDDQIAASATMLKCFSPLVQPSGLPPRILLGMRRSPRLAPCYSPSSPTDARSHNQTAFPSRHALDGEKPKDATADWGSGLSRRLNRQDSHIDAATGALAAPAPASMMAISICQATAAGGGANAAATLMGEDAHYGSRAHANAGSTESGVTVRYVKASNISTDPRFLEMQEVLSRYKEQLDSSAAPYTSVRFSTPPTRRFQTEARWELKVRASKGGEAYSDVDFWNAVDGLESFVRASSSASPSLRGPLLSGRKHPSAFWNPKSYQSCGGIPTEADAAARLRAFADEIQSRLREILSCRDTYFRLAQLDSVYAWFCRERAIQLRCARPSNGDRAETIEVSEKTSAAVSDNSAVLPPLYPPPLLPSASDAFDAAALASCEGSAFYDPTLWARSPAVVGDAPVSDCLNDDGAFQNSTRREQPPNRDRESGRSSASSVGSCRRSSLLSAASSRGQIAPSRVSQPESRTAESEGGGLPGAESEEGGLPGAERSDDDPRARCCKRPHTQQLGNASSLAFVQDHAPLITPSDYLLELDTRELLPPGEADDLIGSWRLRVLPQSNVCAQRQEKSASSPGCLGRRSIADRPDGSQASAEANADTSDRTWAETCSRKYQGDLQQRYLRDRRKLRPPWGMTNIHAVSSFANNQDRGAGDALRAPPRPSTRFERSGLPQDLPLQVTSYAYAGEKKPSVAEKNLEERWLIRRHRDVTRMRQQTARKEVMGEWCRRRSLLLARAQRNVDEIRSWKPKPTPSTSSSESSSEAEEGPSAPPAAARDSGPRWSIDSRRASNYFNSLGWRAFMSVIAKRESQLTLRGEARNEEQRSETSRAENRRGPAADSDGQRAGSDSDSAPSRSSSDSARDADDLDEEDEETEKRVADAAPEDALRGLPVFAERPSEEGLQARGSLSPQFPLRSASGGKTHSPSLAAPSAPGAPLRRVQSVISGSALLRQHLTQTQEAQLRYAKKEEEASRELSAAAASPPRARLAGKDDGIQAPAGAGERDGQGFLDSLPFSPLPSASPASPLNMQLVIAVAGRRSAEDARGDEGDQTHRGRDTSHESESEDARGEPQDARERRLQQDIERALRPPMKAPSVWNSDRGPFIPRLLLNALSKPRKKSVGDKKGNAKKPR